One Coregonus clupeaformis isolate EN_2021a chromosome 33, ASM2061545v1, whole genome shotgun sequence DNA window includes the following coding sequences:
- the LOC121549322 gene encoding H2.0-like homeobox protein isoform X1 — MYTAGLNPFYASNFSLWSAYCAGGFAMDTMKKPSFCIADILQVGDAENIPGSSALMAHMGHRSQVHSSGSHLHPSPVGPEQSVYGGRLNPGSPYHRHGIHLTSVSRTSLNSQQAPPPSSKDLKFGIDRILSTDFDPKTKDILSLRDLTSIVSSNRQSGIHMPVQPSASQYFASIDPAMSDTSSMMSSLNGARQPGQHQFQDTFPGPYAVLTKDTIPQTYKRKRSWSRAVFSNLQRKGLEKRFEIQKYVTKPDRKQLAAMLGLTDAQVKVWFQNRRMKWRHSKEAQAQKDKEKETLDKSLTEAEPKEPEESECESEASCESEFEDGQEDKSDVDISEHNKTSVIMTGATPVSMEEATSVGALTETVASSQM, encoded by the exons ATGTATACGGCCGGACTCAATCCGTTTTACGCATCAAATTTTAGTCTTTGGTCTGCTTATTGCGCGGGTGGTTTCGCTATGGATACAATGAAGAAGCCCTCATTTTGCATTGCTGACATTTTGCAGGTTGGGGATGCCGAGAACATCCCAGGATCCTCGGCCCTCATGGCTCATATGGGACACCGTTCTCAGGTCCACTCCTCTGGATCTCATTTGCATCCTTCCCCGGTGGGGCCAGAACAGTCGGTCTACGGTGGGAGACTGAACCCCGGGTCTCCATATCACAGGCACGGAATACACTTAACGTCTGTATCTAGAACGAGTCTCAACTCCCAACAAGCTCCTCCACCATCAAGCAAGGACCTGAAGTTCGGAATCGATCGGATATTGTCAACAGACTTCGACCCAAAAACAAAAGACATATTGTCTTTAAGAG ATCTCACTTCCATTGTTAGCTCGAACCGTCAGTCAGGGATCCACATGCCGGTGCAGCCTTCGGCGAGCCAGTACTTCGCATCCATAGACCCAGCGATGAGCGACACGTCCTCCATGATGAGCTCACTAAACGGCGCCAGGCAACCAGGGCAGCATCAGTTTCAGGACACCTTCCCAG gtccATATGCTGTCCTCACAAAAGACACGATACCACAGACGTACAAAAGGAAGAGGTCCTGGTCGCGAGCAGTCTTCTCCAACCTGCAAAGAAAAGGACTTGAGAAACGATtcgaaatacagaaatatgtcaCCAAACCCGACAGAAAACAACTGGCTGCAATGCTTGGCCTAACAGATGCACAG GTCAAAGTGTGGTTCCAGAACAGGCGCATGAAGTGGAGGCATTCGAAAGAAGCCCAGGCGCAGAAGGACAAGGAGAAGGAGACGCTAGACAAGTCACTGACAGAGGCCGAGCCCAAAGAGCCGGAAGAGTCCGAGTGTGAGAGCGAAGCGAGCTGCGAGTCCGAATTCGAGGACGGGCAGGAGGACAAGAGTGACGTGGACATTTCTGAGCATAACAAGACTAGTGTGATCATGACCGGGGCCACCCCTGTGAGTATGGAGGAGGCAACTTCAGTCGGTGCCCTCACAGAAACTGTGGCATCATCACAAATGTGA
- the LOC121549322 gene encoding H2.0-like homeobox protein isoform X2 codes for MYTAGLNPFYASNFSLWSAYCAGGFAMDTMKKPSFCIADILQVGDAENIPGSSALMAHMGHRSQVHSSGSHLHPSPVGPEQSVYGGRLNPGSPYHRHGIHLTSVSRTSLNSQQAPPPSSKDLKFGIDRILSTDFDPKTKDILSLRGPYAVLTKDTIPQTYKRKRSWSRAVFSNLQRKGLEKRFEIQKYVTKPDRKQLAAMLGLTDAQVKVWFQNRRMKWRHSKEAQAQKDKEKETLDKSLTEAEPKEPEESECESEASCESEFEDGQEDKSDVDISEHNKTSVIMTGATPVSMEEATSVGALTETVASSQM; via the exons ATGTATACGGCCGGACTCAATCCGTTTTACGCATCAAATTTTAGTCTTTGGTCTGCTTATTGCGCGGGTGGTTTCGCTATGGATACAATGAAGAAGCCCTCATTTTGCATTGCTGACATTTTGCAGGTTGGGGATGCCGAGAACATCCCAGGATCCTCGGCCCTCATGGCTCATATGGGACACCGTTCTCAGGTCCACTCCTCTGGATCTCATTTGCATCCTTCCCCGGTGGGGCCAGAACAGTCGGTCTACGGTGGGAGACTGAACCCCGGGTCTCCATATCACAGGCACGGAATACACTTAACGTCTGTATCTAGAACGAGTCTCAACTCCCAACAAGCTCCTCCACCATCAAGCAAGGACCTGAAGTTCGGAATCGATCGGATATTGTCAACAGACTTCGACCCAAAAACAAAAGACATATTGTCTTTAAGAG gtccATATGCTGTCCTCACAAAAGACACGATACCACAGACGTACAAAAGGAAGAGGTCCTGGTCGCGAGCAGTCTTCTCCAACCTGCAAAGAAAAGGACTTGAGAAACGATtcgaaatacagaaatatgtcaCCAAACCCGACAGAAAACAACTGGCTGCAATGCTTGGCCTAACAGATGCACAG GTCAAAGTGTGGTTCCAGAACAGGCGCATGAAGTGGAGGCATTCGAAAGAAGCCCAGGCGCAGAAGGACAAGGAGAAGGAGACGCTAGACAAGTCACTGACAGAGGCCGAGCCCAAAGAGCCGGAAGAGTCCGAGTGTGAGAGCGAAGCGAGCTGCGAGTCCGAATTCGAGGACGGGCAGGAGGACAAGAGTGACGTGGACATTTCTGAGCATAACAAGACTAGTGTGATCATGACCGGGGCCACCCCTGTGAGTATGGAGGAGGCAACTTCAGTCGGTGCCCTCACAGAAACTGTGGCATCATCACAAATGTGA